One window of Akkermansia biwaensis genomic DNA carries:
- a CDS encoding Cof-type HAD-IIB family hydrolase: MDSVRLIASDMDGTLLNRRGELEPDFFTIFEQLEKHGIRFAAASGRQYDGLRKTFSPVADRMLFIAENGAYVADGRDEWLVADMERETAAPLIVQIRDIEGACIVLAGRDSAYIEDSRPEFVREARRYYTRCEQVDDLLSVQGDRLLKIAVYDFQGAVNNSYPHLRHLADRFQVAVSGERWMDISRKGANKGNALELIQRRLGISAVETMVFGDQMNDAEMMRQAGFSYAVANAVPEIRKMAAFTAPSNEDNGVIHVLRKVLAGRN, encoded by the coding sequence ATGGATTCCGTCAGACTCATTGCATCCGACATGGACGGCACTCTGCTCAACAGACGGGGAGAACTGGAACCGGATTTTTTCACCATTTTCGAACAATTGGAGAAACACGGCATCCGTTTTGCGGCTGCCAGCGGGCGACAATATGACGGGCTGCGGAAAACTTTTTCCCCTGTGGCGGACAGGATGCTGTTCATCGCAGAAAACGGAGCCTATGTGGCCGATGGCCGGGATGAATGGCTGGTGGCGGACATGGAGAGGGAGACCGCCGCGCCGCTGATTGTGCAGATCCGGGACATTGAGGGGGCCTGCATCGTGCTGGCGGGCCGAGATTCCGCCTATATAGAGGATTCCCGACCCGAGTTTGTCCGGGAGGCCCGCAGGTACTACACCCGTTGCGAACAGGTGGATGACCTGCTTTCCGTCCAGGGTGACAGGCTGCTGAAGATAGCCGTGTACGATTTCCAGGGGGCCGTGAATAACAGCTATCCGCATTTGAGGCATCTGGCAGACCGTTTCCAGGTGGCCGTTTCCGGTGAACGGTGGATGGATATCAGCCGGAAGGGAGCCAACAAGGGAAATGCCCTGGAGCTGATTCAGCGGCGGCTGGGGATTTCTGCAGTGGAGACCATGGTTTTCGGCGACCAGATGAATGACGCCGAGATGATGAGGCAGGCCGGATTCAGCTATGCGGTAGCCAACGCCGTTCCGGAAATCCGGAAAATGGCTGCGTTTACGGCTCCGTCCAACGAGGACAACGGAGTGATTCACGTGCTCAGGAAGGTGCTGGCAGGCCGGAATTAG
- a CDS encoding MFS transporter, which translates to MNLSLPKTTQGVYRLSVSTFYFLQGLVFASWACRIPDVKSALGMNDADLGSVLFAVPVGQMSAMALSGYLVGRFGSRRILMASSVFYPAVLVCLGLVSSFWELAGGLFLFGVAANLTNISVNTQGVGVERLYQCSIMARFHGLWSLAGFFGALLGAFMVDWNVSTETHFIAIFLICMFILAVFSRFLLPRDARHSSSQSGGMFRSMDAYVLLIGLIAFGSMVSEGTMFDWSGVYFESVVQPGPGLVQTGYVAFMSTMALGRFTADRMVMRFGAVRVLRASGILIAAGLLVAVLFPVLWSATLGFLLVGLGTSSIVPLCYSMAGKSKKMIPSVALASVSTIGFLGFLLGPPVIGHIAHASSLRWSFSLIALVGLGTALIAPFLKKFR; encoded by the coding sequence ATGAATCTCTCTCTTCCCAAAACGACCCAGGGCGTTTACCGGTTGTCGGTTAGTACCTTCTATTTTCTTCAGGGCCTGGTGTTCGCCAGTTGGGCCTGCCGCATTCCCGACGTCAAGAGCGCCCTGGGGATGAACGATGCCGATCTGGGGTCCGTCCTCTTTGCCGTTCCCGTCGGGCAGATGTCCGCCATGGCCTTGTCCGGCTACCTGGTAGGCCGCTTCGGCAGCCGGAGGATACTCATGGCGTCTTCCGTTTTTTACCCCGCCGTACTCGTGTGCCTGGGGCTGGTTTCCTCCTTCTGGGAACTGGCCGGAGGGCTGTTTTTGTTCGGTGTGGCCGCCAATCTGACGAATATTTCCGTCAATACGCAGGGGGTGGGCGTGGAGCGGCTGTACCAGTGCAGCATCATGGCCCGCTTTCACGGCCTGTGGAGCCTGGCGGGGTTCTTCGGCGCGCTGCTGGGGGCCTTCATGGTGGACTGGAATGTGTCCACGGAAACGCATTTCATCGCCATTTTTCTGATATGCATGTTCATTCTGGCCGTTTTTTCCCGTTTCCTTTTGCCGCGGGACGCCCGGCATTCCAGTTCCCAGAGCGGTGGCATGTTCCGGAGCATGGACGCCTATGTACTGCTTATCGGATTGATTGCGTTCGGGAGCATGGTCAGCGAGGGGACCATGTTCGATTGGAGCGGCGTATATTTTGAAAGTGTGGTTCAGCCAGGCCCGGGCCTGGTGCAAACGGGATATGTAGCGTTCATGAGCACGATGGCCCTGGGACGTTTTACGGCGGACCGCATGGTGATGCGCTTCGGAGCCGTGCGCGTGCTGCGCGCGAGCGGCATTCTGATTGCCGCCGGGCTTCTGGTTGCCGTTCTGTTCCCGGTGCTGTGGTCCGCCACGCTGGGCTTCCTTCTGGTGGGGCTGGGCACCTCTTCCATTGTCCCTCTCTGCTACAGCATGGCCGGAAAGTCCAAAAAGATGATTCCCAGCGTGGCTCTGGCCTCCGTTTCCACGATCGGCTTTCTGGGCTTTCTGCTGGGACCTCCGGTCATCGGGCATATTGCCCATGCGTCTTCTCTCAGATGGTCGTTCTCCCTCATTGCCCTGGTCGGTCTGGGAACGGCGTTGATCGCCCCGTTCCTGAAGAAGTTCAGATGA
- a CDS encoding NADH-quinone oxidoreductase subunit A, with protein MNQEFFSVLVQVVAALGLAGIILLLSILMGKRSSVRKPADIPYECGMIPVGEGAPMFSVKFYMVAMLFVIFDLEVVFLYPWAVNFRDYVMMNPESFTAMCIFIGILLVAYLYALGKGALNWHRDPR; from the coding sequence ATGAATCAGGAATTTTTTTCAGTGCTTGTGCAGGTGGTGGCAGCCCTGGGGCTGGCCGGCATTATTTTGTTGCTCAGTATCTTGATGGGCAAGCGTTCTTCCGTTCGCAAGCCTGCGGACATTCCTTACGAATGCGGCATGATTCCCGTGGGTGAAGGGGCTCCCATGTTTTCCGTTAAGTTCTACATGGTGGCCATGCTTTTCGTGATTTTTGACCTGGAAGTGGTTTTCCTCTATCCCTGGGCCGTCAACTTCCGGGACTATGTGATGATGAATCCGGAATCGTTTACGGCCATGTGCATTTTCATCGGCATTCTGCTGGTAGCCTACCTCTATGCCCTGGGCAAGGGCGCCCTGAACTGGCACCGCGATCCGCGCTGA
- a CDS encoding ankyrin repeat domain-containing protein encodes MTFGKKALWFLGALSVFAALVAGSSIFWFLRNEPSPREWKFSPLWSETEKEQILMVADYMERHGPERFLLRSLSPNSRHIDWHLFSEFSMSQYMKDEIRERLQMIRETAENGDGRCRSSHHESLLHLAAGLGHVQLLNRLLQMNADPNLQIIMSPQAAQLLNGSELGDTPMTYACCPGLGDGAPLPVGNRLTCLSLLIRNGASVDKIGPAGWPPLVMSCVAGIGGAPYEETALLLLKHGADISICPELRGKKTSLLSWAVAASYPNVVRKLCEAGYDPNFRGEMSPPLLCLNLHAPDTALRITQILIQYGADVNAAMPVDTAPPDSAGDTALLNLCRQLGAIDEELLPQMRELVNLLINEGADVNHQNSVGETPLMLCCRDMLLGDGTLDTVKLGIARLLLDRNAKAFLRDRYGRTALQQIGSQENEHIHMVLKSLPELNASPSTRQVLH; translated from the coding sequence ATGACATTTGGAAAAAAGGCTCTCTGGTTTCTTGGTGCTCTAAGTGTGTTTGCGGCCCTCGTCGCCGGATCATCCATTTTCTGGTTCCTGCGGAATGAACCATCCCCACGGGAATGGAAATTCAGCCCCCTGTGGTCGGAAACGGAAAAAGAGCAAATCCTGATGGTGGCGGACTATATGGAGCGCCACGGTCCGGAACGGTTCCTTCTCAGGTCCCTCTCACCTAATTCCCGTCATATTGACTGGCACCTGTTTTCCGAATTTTCCATGAGCCAGTACATGAAGGACGAAATCCGGGAACGGCTCCAGATGATACGGGAAACAGCGGAAAACGGAGATGGCCGCTGCCGTTCCTCCCATCATGAATCCCTGTTGCACCTGGCTGCCGGGCTGGGGCACGTCCAGCTTTTGAACCGCCTGCTCCAGATGAACGCGGACCCCAACCTCCAGATCATCATGTCTCCGCAGGCGGCACAGCTCCTGAACGGCTCGGAACTGGGAGACACTCCCATGACATACGCCTGCTGCCCGGGCTTGGGCGACGGCGCGCCTCTTCCCGTGGGCAACAGGCTGACGTGCCTTTCCCTGCTGATCCGGAACGGAGCCAGTGTGGACAAAATTGGCCCCGCAGGATGGCCGCCCCTTGTCATGTCCTGCGTAGCGGGCATCGGGGGAGCCCCTTATGAGGAAACGGCACTTCTCCTGCTCAAGCACGGAGCGGATATTTCCATTTGCCCGGAACTGAGGGGGAAAAAAACCAGCCTGCTTTCCTGGGCGGTCGCGGCCAGTTACCCGAATGTTGTCCGCAAGCTGTGTGAAGCGGGGTATGATCCCAATTTCCGCGGAGAAATGAGTCCCCCTCTTCTCTGCCTGAACCTGCACGCTCCGGACACCGCTCTCCGGATCACCCAAATACTGATTCAGTACGGAGCGGACGTCAACGCCGCCATGCCCGTGGACACGGCGCCGCCGGATTCCGCAGGAGACACGGCCCTCCTGAACCTGTGCCGCCAGCTGGGCGCCATTGATGAAGAACTGCTCCCCCAAATGCGGGAGCTGGTCAATCTGCTGATTAATGAGGGAGCGGATGTCAACCATCAAAACTCCGTCGGGGAAACACCCCTGATGCTCTGCTGCCGTGACATGCTGCTGGGCGACGGAACCCTGGACACCGTGAAACTGGGAATAGCAAGACTCCTGCTGGACCGGAACGCCAAGGCGTTCCTGCGGGACAGATATGGCCGCACCGCCCTCCAGCAAATAGGCAGCCAGGAAAACGAACACATCCACATGGTGCTGAAAAGCCTGCCGGAATTGAACGCTTCCCCCTCTACCCGCCAGGTTCTCCATTAA
- a CDS encoding sialidase family protein, whose product MKSSLFFLFAASLCCCYAQQKAEPAPEPRIVATPPSDAGRGLVRVNAREIRHYSGTRKEPDYLVSMDNGKTWKMKMAPASYPPNYGGIPKESPAITRNPLTGEFIRVQPIGGFVFLSKGGLDGKWLAVTNDGKLEEDWKDPEKRKNLKKLGGIMRSPIFVDKGKRVLIPFHNMGGGTKFHISDDGGLTWRVSRSGITSPRHEAKPPHQGVRWFNNAVEATVLEMKDGTLWALARTSQDQAWQAFSKDRGETWSKPEPSRFFGTLTMNTLGRLDDGTIVSLWTNTMALPENATAGNGTWEDVFTNRDSHHIAMSGDEGKSWYGFREIILDEHRNHPGYATLDGPEDRGKHQSEMVQLDKNRILVSLGQHKNHRRLMIVDRRWVAAKTRSSQTGKDLDSQWTIHTYIPQKKGHCSYNRKPSAELVPDPAGGSKKVLQIKRLNDPELVNEKSNVDYQNGGATWNFPNGTTGLVKFRFRVADGEQAEDSGLQVSLTDRLFNACDTTTKDYALFTFPIKLKPAPHLLLGMKKVPVTPGAWHEVSILFQGSQAAVSLDGVKAGTLKMANQSPNGASYIHFISTGSKPDSGVLLDTVSARVK is encoded by the coding sequence ATGAAAAGTTCTCTGTTTTTTCTTTTTGCCGCTTCATTGTGTTGCTGTTACGCCCAGCAGAAGGCTGAACCGGCCCCAGAACCCCGGATCGTCGCCACCCCGCCTTCCGATGCGGGGCGGGGCCTTGTTCGCGTGAATGCGCGGGAAATCCGCCATTATTCCGGCACCAGGAAGGAGCCGGATTACCTAGTGAGCATGGATAATGGAAAAACGTGGAAAATGAAGATGGCCCCGGCCAGTTATCCGCCCAATTATGGCGGTATTCCCAAGGAGTCACCCGCCATCACGCGCAATCCGCTGACGGGAGAATTCATCCGCGTGCAGCCCATTGGCGGATTCGTGTTCCTTTCCAAGGGAGGATTGGACGGAAAATGGCTTGCCGTCACCAACGACGGCAAGCTGGAGGAGGACTGGAAAGACCCTGAAAAGAGGAAAAATCTTAAGAAGCTGGGCGGCATCATGCGGTCCCCCATTTTTGTCGACAAGGGGAAGAGGGTGCTTATTCCGTTCCACAACATGGGCGGCGGGACCAAATTCCATATTTCCGACGACGGGGGCCTGACCTGGCGCGTGTCCAGGAGCGGCATTACTTCTCCCCGTCATGAAGCCAAGCCGCCCCACCAGGGTGTCAGATGGTTCAACAATGCCGTGGAAGCTACGGTTCTGGAAATGAAGGACGGCACCCTGTGGGCGCTCGCACGCACTTCCCAGGACCAGGCGTGGCAGGCTTTTTCAAAGGACCGTGGCGAGACATGGAGCAAGCCGGAACCGTCCCGCTTTTTCGGCACCCTGACTATGAACACGCTGGGCCGCCTGGATGACGGCACCATCGTTTCCCTGTGGACGAATACGATGGCCCTCCCCGAGAATGCCACGGCAGGCAACGGCACCTGGGAAGACGTGTTCACCAACCGTGATTCCCACCACATCGCCATGTCCGGCGATGAGGGAAAGAGCTGGTACGGGTTCCGGGAAATTATTTTGGACGAGCACCGCAACCATCCGGGGTACGCTACTCTTGACGGGCCGGAAGACCGCGGAAAGCACCAGAGCGAAATGGTGCAGTTGGATAAGAACCGCATTCTGGTTTCCCTGGGCCAGCACAAGAATCATCGCCGCCTGATGATCGTGGACCGCCGTTGGGTGGCCGCCAAGACGCGTTCCTCCCAGACGGGCAAGGATCTGGACTCCCAATGGACCATCCATACTTATATCCCGCAGAAGAAGGGGCATTGCAGCTACAATCGCAAGCCCTCCGCCGAATTGGTGCCGGACCCCGCGGGCGGTTCCAAAAAGGTTCTTCAGATCAAGCGTTTGAATGATCCGGAGCTGGTGAATGAAAAGTCCAATGTGGATTATCAGAACGGGGGCGCTACGTGGAATTTCCCGAACGGAACCACGGGACTGGTCAAGTTCCGCTTCCGTGTGGCGGACGGGGAACAGGCGGAGGATTCCGGCCTTCAGGTGTCCCTGACGGACCGTTTGTTCAACGCCTGCGATACCACGACGAAGGATTATGCCCTGTTCACGTTCCCCATCAAGCTGAAGCCTGCCCCCCATCTGCTGCTGGGCATGAAAAAGGTGCCTGTCACACCCGGGGCATGGCATGAGGTTTCCATTCTGTTCCAGGGGAGCCAGGCCGCCGTCTCTCTGGACGGCGTCAAGGCGGGAACGCTGAAGATGGCCAACCAGTCTCCCAACGGAGCCAGCTACATTCATTTCATCAGCACCGGGTCCAAGCCTGATTCCGGGGTGCTGCTGGATACGGTAAGCGCGCGCGTGAAGTGA